The Radiobacillus deserti genomic interval GAACTCCTATACCATGTGTAATGGCGTTTGCAAGTTCCTCACCTTTGCTGAATGTATGTGTGTTAGCCATTATATCTCTCCTTTTTAATCGTATAGTTTTGTTCACAAGCACGCACGATTTTAATGAAGTTTTTCATATTATTCACTGCGTATCTTAATCGTAAATCAATTTAGTTTACTTTTTCTCGATTATTCGTTTAAAACATGATATACCAAAATGAACAACGAATTCTATACGTTTCCTTTTAACTTTTCTAACTATAACACAAATAGATTATGACATGGATTGTCAACACTTCACTAAACAGTTAATATTCGTTCTACCACTTTGTATATTCACTCTGAGAAAGTTAGACCTTTTGATTGTCAATTGTAGTCTAATGAACCAGATCCGCATGCCTAACTGGAAATCACCGGTTGAGCTCAATTGAAAGCATAAAAGAAAATGCCTGATAACAACCGTTATCAGGCATTTTCCTATTCAACAACTCATCATTCAAAATCATAAAACCGGAACAAATCCCCATAAACAATCTCATCTGAATAATTCAATTCTTGCATGACCTTTTCTTTTATCGGTTCACATGCCGTATTGTCTTCTAGAGGGCTTTTTGAATCTCTATCATAGCACGTTTCTTTCGTATATGCGTAGTCATCACTTATAAAGCTACCATCCCGGAAAGTGATAAATTCTTTTCGATCATCCGCAAACAAATCCGTACCAAATCCAATGTCATTAGAAGTATCTATACCGAGTAGATGCAAGAGAGTAGGTTTGACATCAATTTGACCAGCAAGTTCTGACATAACTTTGCCTTCTTCGCCAGGAATGTGAATGAAGAATGGGACACGCTGTAACTGCAAATGATCATAAGCGGTAATCTCTTTTCCTAAATATTGACCGAGTGCTTTATTTTCATATTCACTAATTCCGTAATGATCTCCCATTAAAACAATAACCGAATTATCGTATAGTCCGGATTGTTTTAATTGCTCAAAGAACTGTTCGATAGCTTCGTCCGTATAGCGGACGGTTTGGAAATAATGATTAAGTGTCGTAGACTCTGAGTCATACGGTTCAATCGATGCATCCTCTTCTCCTAATTCGTAAGGATGATGATTCGTTAGTGTAATGAACTTTGTATAGAACGGTTTAGGTAGCTCTTGTAAGTATTTGATGGACTGTGTGAAAAATGACTTATCCTTTAATCCCCATCCTACAGAATTTTCTTCCGTAATCTGATAGGCCGTTTCATCAAAAAATTTCTTATAGCCTAATGCATCGTACATAATGTTCCGATTCCAAAAGCTTTTATTATTCGCATGGAAGACGGAAGAATAATACCCTTGTTGATTTAAGATTTCTGGCATTGCGTTATATTCATTTTGTCCTCGAACAAAGAAAACAGCGCCGCTCGGTAGAGGATATAACGAGTTTTCTACAAGGAATTCCGAATCAGATGTTTTCCCTTGTGCCACTTGATGATAAAAGTTTTCGAAATAATAGCTTTCGCCAACCAAGTCATTCAAAAACGGTGTGATTTCTTCGCCGTTCACTGTATTGTTAATCACGAAGCTTTGTATCGATTCTAATGAAATAAAAATAAGGTTACGATCCTTCGCAATTCCAAAAAGCTCCGATTGATCCTTACTTTTCACGTTTTGATTTACATAGTCACTGATTTCTGAGATTTTGCTTTCATCTGCAAAAGCTCTTTGAGAAGTAGAGAAAGCTTGTTGTGCAATATCATACACATGGTAATTAAACAGACCAATATTTTTAACAAAGTCTTCTCGATCAAACACATTCGTATATAAGTTCGGTCGTCCTACTTCTGCCAGTAATAAGTTAGCAACGAGCATGACAACAGATAAAGCTAAAATAGATCTTTTTTTCTTTGGGACATAGGTTATTGTATCTCGTTTAAAACTGATGATCATGATAAGGATAACGTCAATTAGTAATAATGGATCTGATGGGTGAAGCAAGCTAAATATGCTATTTGTTACATCTCCTGCGTTATTAGCTTGGAACATTACTGGAATTGTAATGAAATCCGTGAAATCTCGATAAAACATCGTATTGGCCCAAATTATGATTGTGCCTAATAGTGCTCCAATACTAACGAAAAGTTTTTGATAAATCCCTTTAAACCAAATACTTAATCCAAAAAATAAAAACGCTGAAATAAATGGATTAAGGACAAATAGAATGGCTTGCATCGGATTATCTATCGACATATCAAATACCAACGAATAAACGAGGAGCGTTTTAAATCCGAAGAGAATACTAGCAAGGATATATATAGGTAAGTGGATGATTTTTTTCATCATATCTATTCCCCCACAAATGAATAATCATATTAATCTGCCCCATCTAAAAAAGCTTTACTATACATGACGAATTTTGTCTGCATTTTGTTTCATAATCGATCATAATTATTTGTTTCCACGCTTCGTTAATGTACGTTTAACGTGCTTGATATCTGTTACATTATTGTTAGCCATTTTCACATAGCAAATGGCAGAAGGAATTAAGAAAAGTTGTAAGACGCATAAGGTAATTATATAGTTATGCGGCTCCGTAAACTGTGTTCCAATAATCCCTAAAATAATCCCAACAGCTACATTCCCTATGGTTCTTCCGATACTATTGAAAAGATTAGCAATACTAAATGCTGTTCCTCTATGCTCAGGAAGGTTCACATCTGTTATTAGTGCCAGCCAATTCGGAGTATTTGCTGATTGAAATGCAGAGGCAACAAAAGATAATAAAAATAACAAAGCAACCCATGGGTTTAAAAAGATTTGTTGGATAAGGCTGACTACAATGTCCACAGCGCTCCCGTCATTTGGTAAGGATAGATTGGTCATTGGAATAGCAAAAAAGCAAATGTATAAAGGCAAAGTAAAGAAAACAAAGAAAGCTGTTATATAAGCTCTGCCTTTGAAGCTTTTTCTTTGAACGCGATCCCCAAGATGTCCTAAATAGACAGACGCCATTCCACCAATTTGAAAAATAGCATACAAAAATCCGGACGCAATAACGGCTGTATCCATGTCATACCCTTGTTGAATGATTTTATAGGTATATAAGGTCGGAATCCAAATAAGGCTCCCTGTTGCGATATTCATAAAGAGAGCTTGGAAGTACAAATACACATTACTGCCTTTTAACAGAATTGCTTTTAAGTGTTTTGCTTCAATGACATAGTCATATGTCTGATTACTACTCTCCATTTCGTTTAATTCTGGATCAGAAGCACCACGGTTTGGCTCTGTAATAAACACATATAAAAAGATGAGAGCTAACCCAATCATACCAACTAATTCAAAGGACCATCTCCAGCCGGAACTAGTCGTTGTTAAGGAAGCCATCATAGAACCAACAATTCCGCCAAGGCCTTGAGCCATTCCCCATAAGCTTAGAATGAGTCCGCGTTTTCGATAAGGGATGTAATCCGTTAGAACGCTGAACCCAATGGAAGCCATACAACCAAGACCAATTCCGGTTAAAATCTGATAGAAAAGTAATTCTACAAAGCTACGACTAATTGCAGTTAAGAAAATGGAACCTACCCAAATTAGGGTTCCAATAATGATTAATCTCTTTCGCTTATGTTTGCCGGACAGGTACCCCCAATAAATAGAAGAAATTGCTGTTACTAATATATTCATCCCGGAGATAAACCCAAGATTTCCTACATTAATAGATAGATCTTCAGCAATGTATGGAAATAGTGGAGGGAAAAGTCCAATTATGATATGTTCAAAAGCAGCAAGAGCAATAAAAACAAATATGGTATAGTATATTTGGAAGGTAGAAAGTTTCACAAGGAAGCTCCTTTTAGTTTCCTAAGTCTTCAACCATATTATTTTATCACAATAGATAGTGTAAATATATGAAATTGATTATTTACAAAACTTTACCCAATACTTAATACAGATTTGTTATACTTGGTAAGTATTTGTAAAAGAAGGGTTGATTATTATATGCAGAAAAAGATACTCGTTATATCTTCTGACAATACTGGACATGGACATAAGAGTATTACAGAAGCAATCTGTGAAAAAGTACATATAGATGATAATGTTTTAGTAGAGGTAGTGGACGGATTCTCTCTTGGTGGAAAATTGCTATTTGGAATTGGGAAGTCGTATGGCCCTATTACAAGATATTCTGAAGGTTTGTGGAAATTCATTTGGAATATGTCTGCTTTAAAAGCGCCATTGGTAAATAAACTAATCGAGAAATTAATTCAAAAAAACTTTTTAAAGTTAATAGATAAGGTTCAACCAGATTTAATCTTGTCTGTCCATCCTAACTTTAATGGTTCTGTATTGAACATTTTAGAAAAACATAAAATACAGATTCCATTTTATACGCTTATCGCAGACCTAGTAAACATCTATCCGCTCTGGGCAGATCCTAGAGTGGATTAAATTCTAAGTCCCACTATGGAAGCAAAGGAAAAATGTTTGCATTATGGGATTCCTGAAGAAAAAATAAAAGTGTTAGGTTTTCCTGTCCGATCGAGATTTTTTTCTGAAACGCAAAAGGTCTTGGAAGGTAAGGACCAACGCCCATCGCTTAATTGTTTGATTATGAGTGGCGGAGAAGGGGTCGGCAACATGAATACGATTGCCGAACATTTGCTAGATAACTTTGATTGTAAAGTCAAAATTATCGCTGGTAGAAATCAAAAACTAAAAGCGAAGCTTGAAGAATCTTTGATAGGTAAATATGGGGATAAAGTTCAGATTTACGGGTTTACGAATAAAATTCATGAACTGATGCTAGAAGCCGATATTGCCTTTACAAGAGGTAGCCCGAATGTTATGTATGAAGCTGTTGCAGCTAACACACCATTAGTGATAACTGGTGCTTTACCTGGCCAGGAAGAAGACAACCCCTTATTTGCTGAAAGGGCAAACCTAGGAGTCATTTGTAGAGATGTACATGATATTAGTTCCATCATTGGGGAACTATTGGCTAATAATTATGAGAAATTAAACATGATTAAGCAATCTCAGCGTGAATTTATTAATGGGGATGCAGCAGAAGATATACTAACATTCCTTCTTCATACTCGAGTGAGTGATAAGAAAGAAGAAGTGGACTTGAAAGTCGTTAATTCCTTTAATTAATACCAAAGCCGTAACTCGTCCTATATGGAGTTACGGCTTTTTTTTTTATCTTTTATTTATTAGTCAATGGTAGCTTTATAGTAAAGATACTGCCTCTTCCAAGCTCAATTTGAACCTCAATGTTACCTCCACAGAGGTCGATGATTTTATGGACTAAAGTTAGTCCTAGACCATTACCAGCCATTGAATGGGAAGTGTCTCCTTGATAAAACTTGTCAAACATATGAGCCATTGTCTCGTCGCTCATACCAGAACCGCTATCTTCAAGTCGAAAAATCGCATCTCGGCCTACTTTGCATAGTCGAATCTTTAGTGTGCCGTTGTTAGCTATGTGTTTGATTGCATTGTCTAAACGGTTGACCCATACTTGATGAATCAAAATATTGGATTTAAGTAGATTTGAATTTTTAAATTTTTTTTAGGCACAATAAATCATTGACAAATCCTTTTGTTGCATTCTTGTTTTATTAAATTTTTATATCTTACTTATTGGAGGAGCCTTTACATGGATATTAACCACATAACAAGCTGTCATAGTGAATACGACGTATTAAAAAGAGTTATATTATGCCAACCACAATACATGACCATTCGTGATGTAATCAATGAAACACAAAAGAAATTTAAAGACGAAGGAATACATATACAACGAGCATTAGAGCAACACCAGGCATTTGTAAGTGAATTAAACAAACATGGGATAGAAACCATCTTACTCCCTTATCACAAGAAATACCCCGAGCAAGTCTTCACTAGAGATATTGGATTTTCCCTCGGACATATCATGTTTGTAGCGAGTATGGCAAACCAACTCCGTAGGGGAGAAGAGAATGTATTGAAATTATGGTTAGAGGATGAAGGATTATCTTATTACAACATTATTGGTGAAGACATTGAAGGTGGCGACGTCATTATTGATCAAGATACGATTTATATCGGTTTAAGTAATCGCACAAATAAAGACGCAGTAGAACATGTGAAAAGGGTGTTAGGGGATAAATATGACGTCAAAGCGATTCCGTTCACAGAAAAATATTTGCATTTAGACTGTGTATTTAATGTATTGTCACCGGAGGTTGCGATCATTTATCCAGAAGCACTTACACAGGAAGATATAGAACTTTTCTCTTCTAGATACGAGCTAATTGAAGTAACGGAGGAGGAGCAGTTTACATTAGGTACGAATGTATTAAGTATTGGAAATAAAAAAGTAATTAGTCTACCTGGGAATCAAAAAGTCAATCAAAACATGCGTGAAAAGGGATTTGAAGTGATTGAGGTGGAGTATTCGGAGATTATCAAGTCCGGTGGATCATTCAGATGCTCTACGATGCCAATATTACGTGAAGTAGGACAAGGATAATAAAAATAAAACTATATCATAAAGCCAAACCTTTAAGGATTTGGCTTTAAATCAAGTTTACTCTTCGTGATCTCTTCTTGAAAGTTATCCAATACATGAAAGATAAAGGTGCGACTTTCGTCATGATTTGCTGTATTCTTTAATTCTGTTAAAGGCTGTAAATATGGGCTGTTCACTGAATGTGGATAGTTCGTATTTACAATATAATCAATCGCTTCTTCATCAAACTCCGGGTGGAATTGTATCGCTAATGTTCGATTTCCAATCGCATATGCTTGATTCGCGCAAGCACTAGTCCCTAGTAAACAAGCATGTTCAGGTAGCTGGAACGTGTCAAAGTGAAATTCAAAGAATCGACCTTCCTCTGGAATACTTCTAAGAAGCG includes:
- a CDS encoding glycosyltransferase — its product is MNTIAEHLLDNFDCKVKIIAGRNQKLKAKLEESLIGKYGDKVQIYGFTNKIHELMLEADIAFTRGSPNVMYEAVAANTPLVITGALPGQEEDNPLFAERANLGVICRDVHDISSIIGELLANNYEKLNMIKQSQREFINGDAAEDILTFLLHTRVSDKKEEVDLKVVNSFN
- a CDS encoding dimethylarginine dimethylaminohydrolase family protein, which translates into the protein MDINHITSCHSEYDVLKRVILCQPQYMTIRDVINETQKKFKDEGIHIQRALEQHQAFVSELNKHGIETILLPYHKKYPEQVFTRDIGFSLGHIMFVASMANQLRRGEENVLKLWLEDEGLSYYNIIGEDIEGGDVIIDQDTIYIGLSNRTNKDAVEHVKRVLGDKYDVKAIPFTEKYLHLDCVFNVLSPEVAIIYPEALTQEDIELFSSRYELIEVTEEEQFTLGTNVLSIGNKKVISLPGNQKVNQNMREKGFEVIEVEYSEIIKSGGSFRCSTMPILREVGQG
- a CDS encoding LTA synthase family protein, which codes for MMKKIIHLPIYILASILFGFKTLLVYSLVFDMSIDNPMQAILFVLNPFISAFLFFGLSIWFKGIYQKLFVSIGALLGTIIIWANTMFYRDFTDFITIPVMFQANNAGDVTNSIFSLLHPSDPLLLIDVILIMIISFKRDTITYVPKKKRSILALSVVMLVANLLLAEVGRPNLYTNVFDREDFVKNIGLFNYHVYDIAQQAFSTSQRAFADESKISEISDYVNQNVKSKDQSELFGIAKDRNLIFISLESIQSFVINNTVNGEEITPFLNDLVGESYYFENFYHQVAQGKTSDSEFLVENSLYPLPSGAVFFVRGQNEYNAMPEILNQQGYYSSVFHANNKSFWNRNIMYDALGYKKFFDETAYQITEENSVGWGLKDKSFFTQSIKYLQELPKPFYTKFITLTNHHPYELGEEDASIEPYDSESTTLNHYFQTVRYTDEAIEQFFEQLKQSGLYDNSVIVLMGDHYGISEYENKALGQYLGKEITAYDHLQLQRVPFFIHIPGEEGKVMSELAGQIDVKPTLLHLLGIDTSNDIGFGTDLFADDRKEFITFRDGSFISDDYAYTKETCYDRDSKSPLEDNTACEPIKEKVMQELNYSDEIVYGDLFRFYDFE
- a CDS encoding sensor histidine kinase, with translation MIHQVWVNRLDNAIKHIANNGTLKIRLCKVGRDAIFRLEDSGSGMSDETMAHMFDKFYQGDTSHSMAGNGLGLTLVHKIIDLCGGNIEVQIELGRGSIFTIKLPLTNK
- a CDS encoding MGDG synthase family glycosyltransferase, with the protein product MQKKILVISSDNTGHGHKSITEAICEKVHIDDNVLVEVVDGFSLGGKLLFGIGKSYGPITRYSEGLWKFIWNMSALKAPLVNKLIEKLIQKNFLKLIDKVQPDLILSVHPNFNGSVLNILEKHKIQIPFYTLIADLVNIYPLWADPRVD
- a CDS encoding MFS transporter, producing the protein MKLSTFQIYYTIFVFIALAAFEHIIIGLFPPLFPYIAEDLSINVGNLGFISGMNILVTAISSIYWGYLSGKHKRKRLIIIGTLIWVGSIFLTAISRSFVELLFYQILTGIGLGCMASIGFSVLTDYIPYRKRGLILSLWGMAQGLGGIVGSMMASLTTTSSGWRWSFELVGMIGLALIFLYVFITEPNRGASDPELNEMESSNQTYDYVIEAKHLKAILLKGSNVYLYFQALFMNIATGSLIWIPTLYTYKIIQQGYDMDTAVIASGFLYAIFQIGGMASVYLGHLGDRVQRKSFKGRAYITAFFVFFTLPLYICFFAIPMTNLSLPNDGSAVDIVVSLIQQIFLNPWVALLFLLSFVASAFQSANTPNWLALITDVNLPEHRGTAFSIANLFNSIGRTIGNVAVGIILGIIGTQFTEPHNYIITLCVLQLFLIPSAICYVKMANNNVTDIKHVKRTLTKRGNK